In the Enterococcus rotai genome, GCTACTTTAGAGTCAAAATACCCCCTTTTGAAGAGTCCGAAATGTCTACTCTAGCTGGATTTATTGTGGAGCAACAGAAAAATCAAATTACGGTAGGGGATCAAATCAAGATAGATGGGTTTACCCTTGAAGTACTAGATTATGAACATGCTCATATTGATTATTTTAAAGTAACAAAAGCAACTGAATAGAGAAAAGAGCCATAAAGACAATCAATCATTCTTTGTGGCTTTTTATTAATCATTTTCGCTGAATAGGCCGGAAAAATAAGATTGACGGAAGCATATTATTCCGATACGATTAAGAAAAATGGGATAGGAAGTGTTTAAATGCGTAAGGTAGGGATCATCGGGTTAGGACATGTTGGCGCAACATTAGCTTATACATTAGTGACCGAAAACGTAGTTGACGAACTTGTTTTGATCGATAAAGATGAAAAGCGAGCGATTTCGGAAGAATACGATTTATTGGATGCACAGGTTTTTTTAACGGGTAAAACGAAAATCATCATTCAAGATTACCAAGCGTTGAAAGATGCCTCTGTCATTGTTTTTTGTGCAGGGCAGATCAGTGCACTAGGTGATGATGGAGATCGTTTTAAAGAGCTTGAGATTACAAGCAAGATTGTTGAAGAGACAGCGCCTAAAATCAAGCAGTCAGGATTTGATGGTATTATTATAACGATTACAAACCCATGTGATGTAATTGCGGCCTATATGCAAAAACAAACAGGATTTGAGACAACGAAAGTATTTGGAACAGGTACAATGCTCGATACAGCACGTATGCAACAAGCAGTAAGCCGTAATGTATCGATCGACAGTCGGAATGTAGGTGGTTATGTTTATGGTGAACATGGAGATTCTCAATTTGTAGCTTGGTCGACTGTGACGATTGGAGATCGCCCCCTATTGACTTGGGATAGTGAACTTGATTTAAACCAATTGGATGAAGCAGTTCGTGCGGGTGGCTGGAATGCCTTTGCTGGAAAAGGTTACACAAGCTATGGGATCGCAACCTGTGGTGCTCGACTGATCCGAATGATTTTGAATGACGCCAAAACGATTGTACCCGTTTCAGCGTATGATGATCAAATGGATAGTTATTATGGGCAACCTGTAGTGATCGGGAAAAATGGGATAGAATCGTTCATCTCATGTCCACTAACTGAAAAAGAGCAAAATAGCTTAAAAGAATCAGTTCAAATTATTAAAGATGGACTAGCGAATTTACCATTTAAGCAGTAAAATATAGTATCGAGCTTGAGAAAATATGGAGGCAATTCATTGATAAATCTAACAGAAATAACGGAGAAAATGTCTCCAAATCAAAAAATCAATTATGATCGTGTTTTACAAAAAGTCATTGCAGAATGGGAAAAAGCGGATACCCGACCAACAATTTTACTTCATAGCTGTTGTGCTCCGTGTAGTACCTATTCCCTTGAATATCTGACACAATATGCGGAGGTGACAATTTTCTTTGCTAATTCAAATATTCACCCAAGAACAGAATATCAGCGTCGGGAAATCGTTCAGAAAAAATTTGTCGAGGATTTTAATCAGCAGACAAACAATCAGGTCAACTTTTTAGCTGCGCCTTATGAGCCCAATAAATTTATCCAAATGGTGCAGGAAAAAGAACTAACAGAAGAGCCAGAGGGTGGTAAACGCTGTTCCGCTTGTTTTCAAATGCGCTTAGATATCGTGGCAGAAAAGGCACAAGAATTAGGCTATGACTATTTTGGCAGTGCGCTAACGTTATCACCAAAGAAAAATAGTCAATTGATCAATGAGATTGGGATTGATATTCAAAAGTTTTATGCCACTAATTATTTACCAAGTGATTTTAAGAAAAATAATGGTTATAAGCGTTCAATCGAATTGTGTAAAGAATACGATGTCTATCGTCAATGTTATTGTGGCTGTATGTTCGCAGCGACAAAACAAGGGATAGACTTAAAATCAGTGAACAAGGAAGCAAAAGAATTTTTAGTAGAACAAGAAAAATAATAGAAAAGAGGATGATTTCCAAGTAACAGGAATGGAAGTTATTCTTTTTTTGTTCCCTTTGATATAGTTTTAAACTATATTTAATGATAGAAAATAAGTGTTATTCTATATTTCTTTATCATGGTAAAGTAGTTGAAATACCTTTGAAGGAGGAAAAGTATGAAGACATCAATTATCGGGTTCCCACGTGTGGGAGAATTGAGAGAACTAAAATTTGCGACAGAAAAGTATTTTAGAAAAGAACTATCAACAGAAGAGTTAGAAAAAAAAGGGAAAGAGTTACGTAATAAACATTGGCAGTTGTTGGTTGATCAGGGCATCGATTTTATCCCTAGTGGTGATTTTTCTTTTTTTGATACGACATTGGATGCAGCGGTTCTATTGAATATCGTACCTAAAAAATACCAAGCACTGCAATTGTCGCCATTAGAAACTTATTTTGCTTTAGCAAGGGGCTATCAAGGAGCCTCAGGGGATGTGACTGCCTTAGCGATGAAAAAATGGTTTAATACCAATTATCATTACATGGTTCCAGAAATTGATGATGATACTGAACTAAGGCTTGTTGGAGATACGTTATTTACTGCTTTTAATGAAGCCAAAGAAGCTGGGATCAATACAAGACCCACGATCATAGGACCCTTTACTTTACTAAAACTTGCTACTTATCATGGGACAAAACGAGCAGTTGATTTTTATGAGGATGCGATCGACGCATATGCACAGATTTTTAATCGTTTAGCTAAATCTGGTTGCCAATGGCTTCAAATAGATGAGCCCGCTTTAGTTTTAGATTTATCAACAGCTGAAGTCCAACAATTTAAGACTATATACCAAAAACTATTGGCTAAAAAAGGGACTGTAAAAGTTTTAGTTCAAACGTATTTCGGAGACGTTCGAGATGCGTATCAAGAACTGATCGATTTACCCTTTGATGGGCTTGGCTTGGATTTTGTCGAAGGTAGAAAAACACTCAATTTACTTGAAAAATATGGATTTCCCGAAGATAAGACTTTATTTGCTGGAATCGTCAACGGAAAAAATATCTGGAAAAACAATTATAAAGAAACGTTAGCACTACTGGAAAAACTCCAATCTTTTGGGGAGGTTGTATTAAATACGTCTTGTTCATTGCTCCATGTTCCGTTTACCTTAGCTAATGAAACAGGATTAAGCAAGACTGTGACTGATTATTTTGCCTTTGCAGTAGAAAAGCTAGCGGAATTAAATGATTTAAAGCAAATCATTGCGAATAAACAGAGTAACCAAGCGTTGCTGAATACGAATATTGCATTATTCACGCAAGAACGATTCGCTAAAAATGAACAAGTAGCTCAGCAAGTCAACGCTTTGACAGAACAAGATTTTGTTCGTTTGCCATCTCTAACAGATCGTGCAGTTGTTCAAAAAGATAAACTAAAACTACCGATTTTACCGACTACGACGATTGGCTCATTTCCACAAACAAAAGAAGTCAAACAAAATCGTGCAAAATTTAAAAAAGGTGAAATTACTGAAACTCAATACACAGATTTCAATAAAGCCAAAATTGCAGAATGTGTTGCTTTCCAAGAAGAAATTGGTTTGGACGTTTTAGTTCATGGTGAATTTGAGCGTAATGACATGGTGGAATATTTTGGTGAAAGCTTGGATGGGTATTTGTTTACTGAAAAAGCTTGGGTCCAATCATACGGTACTCGTTGCGTAAAACCGCCAATTATTTGGGGAGATGTTTCACGCTCAAATCCAATTACAGTAGCGTATTCAAAATATGCCCAAACTTTAACGGACAAACCGATGAAAGGCATGCTAACAGGTCCAGTAACCATTTTGAATTGGTCATTTCCTAGGGAAGATATCAGTTTAAGAGAGGCAACCTTGCAATTAGCTTTAGCAATCCAAGAAGAAGTGTTGGATTTAGAAGAAAATGGGATTGAGATCATTCAAATCGATGAGGCGGCATTACGAGAGAAGTTACCATTACGTCAAAGTGATTGGCACTCTGAGTATCTTGATTGGGCAATACCAGCCTTTCGCCTTGTTCATAGCAAAGTGAAGCCAACAACGCAAATTCATACGCATATGTGTTATAGCGAATTTGCAGATATTATTCAAGATATTGATAACATGGATGCAGATGTTATTTCCTTTGAAGCTTCCCGATCCAATTTAACTATTTTAGATGCGTTAAAAGCAATCGATTTCCAAACACAAGTTGGTCCAGGTGTCTATGATATCCACTCACCTCGTGTTCCATCTGTGGGGGAAATTGAAACCACTATTCATAATATTCTAAGTAAATTGGCTGTTGAAAAAGTCTGGATCAATCCTGATTGTGGCTTGAAAACACGAGGGGTACCAGAAACAGAAGCAAGTTTGAAAAACTTAGTTCTTGCCGCAAAAAAGGTACGTGGAGGGGTGTAAATGAGGACAGATACCTTGTTCAACGAGAAGACCGTCTTTTCCTATGAAATTTTTCCACCTAGACGAACAGCACCGGTCGATACGATTTATCATACATTGGCTCGTTTAAAAGGACAGCAGCCTGACTTTATCAGTGTGACGTTAGGAGCTGGTGGCGCAAATGCTAATTTGAGCACAGCAGATATTGCACAAAAAATTCAAGATGAGCAATTTTTGCCAAGTGTGGCCCATTTACCAGCTGTAAATTTTTCAAAAGATGAAATCGTGGTGATTTTAGAAGAATTAAAACAAAAAAAGGTAGAAAATATTTTGGCTTTAAGAGGAGATCTTTTACCGGATAAAGAACCAAAGAAAGACTTTGCATATGCAAATGACCTCGTCTTATTTATCCAAGAACAAGGAGATTTTAATATTATTGGAGCTTGCTATCCTGAAACGCATAGTGAAGCAGCAAATTCAGTGGAGGATATTAGAAATTTAAAAAGAAAAGTAGAATCAGGAACGAATCAGTTGATTTCACAATTGTTTTTTGATAATAATTATTTTTATACATTCAAAGAAAAATGCGATATCGCCGCTATTGATGTACCGATTCAAGCTGGAATTATGCCAGTTGTCAATAAAAAGCAAATCGAGCGTATGGTCAAGATGTCTAATGTGACATTGCCAACGAAGTTTTTAAAAATGATGGAACGTTATGAGCATAATCCTGAAGCGATTCGTGATGCTGGGATTGCGTATGCGATCAATCAAATTGTTGATTTAGTCGCACAAGGAGTGGATGGTATCCATCTGTATACGATGAATAATCCCTATGTTGCACAAAAAATTAGAGAGGCGACACGTAGTTTATTTGAGGCGTAGTTGAAAAACGCGTTTGCTCGTCCGTTCACTCAAAAATATTGAAAAAGTGTAAATAAGGCGGATTTAGGTTCCGTTTAATATCGAATATCATTGGTGTAAAAATAGTCTCGAATGGGATTGTTTTTACACCAATGATATTTTTGTTTCGTGTATTCGTTAAATTTGGTTCATTTTGAACAGGACAGTTCCAAAAAATCTAGAAATAAGCTTTTTTTGCAAAAGAAATATATTTGTAATAATTTCTTTTAAAGAACAAATTTATACTTATATGCATTATTTAGTGTTATTTTTTATAGGATATGGTTGTTAAATTTGTCAACTGTTTTTATATA is a window encoding:
- the metF gene encoding methylenetetrahydrofolate reductase [NAD(P)H], producing MRTDTLFNEKTVFSYEIFPPRRTAPVDTIYHTLARLKGQQPDFISVTLGAGGANANLSTADIAQKIQDEQFLPSVAHLPAVNFSKDEIVVILEELKQKKVENILALRGDLLPDKEPKKDFAYANDLVLFIQEQGDFNIIGACYPETHSEAANSVEDIRNLKRKVESGTNQLISQLFFDNNYFYTFKEKCDIAAIDVPIQAGIMPVVNKKQIERMVKMSNVTLPTKFLKMMERYEHNPEAIRDAGIAYAINQIVDLVAQGVDGIHLYTMNNPYVAQKIREATRSLFEA
- a CDS encoding epoxyqueuosine reductase QueH, translating into MINLTEITEKMSPNQKINYDRVLQKVIAEWEKADTRPTILLHSCCAPCSTYSLEYLTQYAEVTIFFANSNIHPRTEYQRREIVQKKFVEDFNQQTNNQVNFLAAPYEPNKFIQMVQEKELTEEPEGGKRCSACFQMRLDIVAEKAQELGYDYFGSALTLSPKKNSQLINEIGIDIQKFYATNYLPSDFKKNNGYKRSIELCKEYDVYRQCYCGCMFAATKQGIDLKSVNKEAKEFLVEQEK
- a CDS encoding L-lactate dehydrogenase, yielding MRKVGIIGLGHVGATLAYTLVTENVVDELVLIDKDEKRAISEEYDLLDAQVFLTGKTKIIIQDYQALKDASVIVFCAGQISALGDDGDRFKELEITSKIVEETAPKIKQSGFDGIIITITNPCDVIAAYMQKQTGFETTKVFGTGTMLDTARMQQAVSRNVSIDSRNVGGYVYGEHGDSQFVAWSTVTIGDRPLLTWDSELDLNQLDEAVRAGGWNAFAGKGYTSYGIATCGARLIRMILNDAKTIVPVSAYDDQMDSYYGQPVVIGKNGIESFISCPLTEKEQNSLKESVQIIKDGLANLPFKQ
- the metE gene encoding 5-methyltetrahydropteroyltriglutamate--homocysteine S-methyltransferase, which encodes MKTSIIGFPRVGELRELKFATEKYFRKELSTEELEKKGKELRNKHWQLLVDQGIDFIPSGDFSFFDTTLDAAVLLNIVPKKYQALQLSPLETYFALARGYQGASGDVTALAMKKWFNTNYHYMVPEIDDDTELRLVGDTLFTAFNEAKEAGINTRPTIIGPFTLLKLATYHGTKRAVDFYEDAIDAYAQIFNRLAKSGCQWLQIDEPALVLDLSTAEVQQFKTIYQKLLAKKGTVKVLVQTYFGDVRDAYQELIDLPFDGLGLDFVEGRKTLNLLEKYGFPEDKTLFAGIVNGKNIWKNNYKETLALLEKLQSFGEVVLNTSCSLLHVPFTLANETGLSKTVTDYFAFAVEKLAELNDLKQIIANKQSNQALLNTNIALFTQERFAKNEQVAQQVNALTEQDFVRLPSLTDRAVVQKDKLKLPILPTTTIGSFPQTKEVKQNRAKFKKGEITETQYTDFNKAKIAECVAFQEEIGLDVLVHGEFERNDMVEYFGESLDGYLFTEKAWVQSYGTRCVKPPIIWGDVSRSNPITVAYSKYAQTLTDKPMKGMLTGPVTILNWSFPREDISLREATLQLALAIQEEVLDLEENGIEIIQIDEAALREKLPLRQSDWHSEYLDWAIPAFRLVHSKVKPTTQIHTHMCYSEFADIIQDIDNMDADVISFEASRSNLTILDALKAIDFQTQVGPGVYDIHSPRVPSVGEIETTIHNILSKLAVEKVWINPDCGLKTRGVPETEASLKNLVLAAKKVRGGV